From a single Ornithodoros turicata isolate Travis chromosome 8, ASM3712646v1, whole genome shotgun sequence genomic region:
- the LOC135367146 gene encoding allergen Arg r 1-like — MACKFALVVFCLFVVGYVDAAGTDLWTLLSASDKFQLISRTYMLGNNECAYMKVKSREQSKHTLDVLMGYRDGTTKEYKGPGSYTVTVSGSQMTVTVQGYTSDGITYNLEYSDGQGCNILKGAAGGQRGGECELWAPEGQESHAQGTSCKAQFESTCATAVQHPYQSDCTIP; from the exons ATGGCCTGCAAGTTCGCTCTTGTCGTTTTTTGCCTTTTCGTTGTCGGCTATGTCGACGCTGCCGGCACTGATCTATGGACT ttactcTCTGCAAGTGATAAGTTTCAACTGATCAGCAGAACTTACATGCTGGGTAATAACGAATGTGCCTACATGAAGGTAAAGTCTAGAGAACAAAGCAAACATACATTGGACGTTCTAATGGGATATCGTGATGGCACTACAAAAGAATA CAAAGGACCAGGCTCCTACACTGTAACAGTAAGTGGGAGTCAGATGACTGTTACAGTACAGGGTTACA CGAGCGATGGTATCACGTATAACCTGGAGTACTCAGATGGTCAAGGCTGCAATATCTTGAAAGGGGCAGCAGGAGGACAGCGGGGAGGCG AATGCGAACTGTGGGCGCCAGAAGGACAGGAATCTCATGCACAGGGCACCAGCTGTAAAGCGCAATTCGAAAGCACATGTGCCACAGCAGTACAGCACCCATACCAGAGTGACTGCACGATTCCTTAG